One part of the [Pantoea] beijingensis genome encodes these proteins:
- the sohB gene encoding protease SohB has product MDLLFYYGLFLAKVVTVVVAVAAIGLIIVNLAQRKRGQSGQLKVTDIGEQYRNMKDDMMLATMKHHDQKLWHKAQKKKEKTETKVAKARIRQGIKSENGKSTLYVLDFKGSIDASEVASLREEISAVMAVAKTNDEVLLRLESPGGVVHGYGLAASQLQRLRSKGIRLTVAVDKVAASGGYMMACVADRIVAAPFSIIGSIGVVAQIPNFNRLLKRNEIDVELHTAGEYKRTLTLFGENTEQGREKFREDLNETHQLFKQFVHEMRPSLNIDAVATGEHWFGTQALDKGLIDHIGTSDDLIIAEMSNHEVIGVRYARRKRMMDRFTSSAAASTERLLLKLWQRGEKPYL; this is encoded by the coding sequence GTGGACTTACTTTTTTATTATGGCCTGTTCCTGGCTAAGGTCGTGACGGTAGTCGTCGCGGTTGCTGCGATTGGATTAATTATCGTCAATCTGGCGCAACGTAAACGTGGACAGAGTGGCCAGCTAAAAGTGACTGATATTGGTGAGCAATATCGCAATATGAAAGATGACATGATGCTGGCAACGATGAAGCATCACGATCAAAAGCTGTGGCATAAAGCGCAGAAGAAAAAAGAGAAAACGGAGACAAAGGTAGCAAAAGCACGCATCCGACAAGGGATCAAAAGTGAAAACGGAAAGTCGACGCTTTACGTGCTGGATTTTAAAGGCAGCATCGACGCTAGTGAAGTGGCTTCTTTGCGTGAAGAAATTTCGGCAGTAATGGCGGTGGCGAAAACCAATGATGAAGTGTTGCTGCGTCTGGAAAGCCCGGGCGGCGTGGTGCATGGCTATGGGTTGGCCGCTTCACAGCTTCAGCGCCTGCGAAGCAAAGGTATCCGCCTCACCGTTGCCGTTGATAAAGTGGCGGCCAGCGGGGGATATATGATGGCGTGTGTTGCCGATCGTATTGTGGCTGCGCCGTTCTCAATTATCGGCTCTATCGGTGTTGTCGCACAAATCCCTAATTTTAATCGCTTACTGAAACGTAATGAGATTGATGTCGAATTGCATACGGCCGGAGAGTATAAGCGGACACTAACGCTCTTTGGTGAAAACACGGAGCAGGGACGCGAGAAGTTCCGCGAAGATTTGAATGAAACTCATCAGTTGTTTAAACAATTCGTCCATGAAATGCGTCCGTCACTGAATATTGATGCGGTCGCTACCGGCGAACACTGGTTTGGTACCCAAGCCCTGGATAAGGGGTTGATCGACCATATTGGCACCAGTGATGATCTGATTATTGCTGAAATGAGCAACCATGAGGTGATCGGCGTGCGTTATGCACGTCGCAAGCGCATGATGGATCGCTTCACATCCAGTGCCGCAGCCAGCACTGAACGCCTGCTACTGAAATTATGGCAGCGTGGCGAAAAGCCATATCTGTAA
- a CDS encoding DUF2498 family protein, with protein MYVAAEAIQRQALLEKANAMIVEHKDYFDGLQANDVEQNGNVLIFRGDYFLDEQGLPTAKSTLVFNMFKFLAQELSPRYYLQK; from the coding sequence ATGTATGTGGCAGCCGAAGCAATTCAACGCCAGGCCTTACTGGAAAAAGCCAATGCAATGATTGTCGAACATAAAGATTATTTTGACGGACTACAGGCTAATGATGTTGAGCAAAACGGGAATGTGCTCATTTTTCGTGGCGATTACTTTCTTGATGAACAGGGGTTGCCAACCGCGAAAAGCACGCTTGTGTTTAACATGTTTAAATTTCTAGCCCAGGAATTATCTCCGCGCTACTACCTGCAAAAATAA
- the topA gene encoding type I DNA topoisomerase yields the protein MGKALVIVESPAKAKTINKYLGNDYVVKSSVGHIRDLPTSGSTVKKSADSTTSKPAKKVKKDEKTALVNRMGVDPWHGWDADYQILPGKEKVVAELKSLAQNAEHIYLATDLDREGEAIAWHLREVIGGDESRYSRVVFNEITKNAIQQAFEKPGELNIDRVNAQQARRFMDRVVGYMVSPLLWKKVARGLSAGRVQSVAVRLVVEREREIKAFVPEEYWELNADLTTPKGSELPMQVTHQGDKPFRPVNGEQTHAAVALLEKARYAVTDREDKPTSSKPGAPFITSTLQQAASTRLGYGVKKTMMMAQRLYEAGHITYMRTDSTNLSQDAVSMVRGYIESSFGDKYLPKAANVYTSKDNSQEAHEAIRPSDVNVQAEQLKDMEADAQKLYQLIWRQFVACQMMPAQYDSTTLTVSAGDFKLKAKGRTLRFDGWTKVMPALRKGDEDRTLPPINVGEELNLQQLVPSQHFTKPPARFSEASLVRELEKRGIGRPSTYASIISTIQDRGYVRVESRRFYAEKMGEIVTDRLEENFRELMNYDFTAHMESSLDQVANNETQWKGVLDKFFGEFSQQLEQAEKDPEDGGMQPNQMVLTSIDCPTCGRKMGIRTASTGVFLGCSGYALPPKERCKQTINLIPENEVLNILEGDDAETNALRARRRCQKCGTAMDSYLIDNQRKLHVCGNNPTCDGYEIEQGEFRIKGYDGPIVECEKCGSEMHLRMGRFGKYMACTNDECKNTRKILRNGDVAPPKEDPVPLPELPCEKSDAYFVLRDGAAGVFLAANTFPKSRETRAPLVEELKRFKDRLPEKLRYLADAPEADEEGNKAVVRFSRKTKQQYVSAEKEGKATGWSAFFIEGEWKVTKK from the coding sequence ATGGGCAAAGCTCTCGTAATAGTTGAGTCCCCGGCAAAGGCCAAAACAATCAATAAATATCTCGGTAATGACTACGTGGTTAAGTCCAGCGTCGGTCATATACGCGATTTGCCGACCAGTGGTTCAACAGTTAAAAAGAGCGCTGACTCTACAACCAGTAAACCGGCCAAAAAGGTTAAAAAAGACGAAAAAACCGCGCTGGTTAATCGCATGGGTGTCGATCCCTGGCACGGTTGGGATGCTGATTATCAGATTCTTCCCGGAAAAGAAAAAGTTGTTGCTGAGCTGAAATCGCTGGCGCAGAACGCAGAACATATTTATCTCGCAACCGACCTTGACCGCGAGGGGGAGGCCATTGCGTGGCACCTGCGGGAAGTGATCGGGGGTGATGAGTCACGTTACAGTCGCGTAGTGTTTAATGAAATCACCAAAAACGCGATTCAACAGGCTTTTGAAAAACCCGGCGAGCTAAATATCGATCGGGTTAACGCTCAGCAGGCCCGGCGTTTTATGGACCGTGTAGTGGGATATATGGTTTCCCCGCTATTATGGAAAAAGGTGGCTCGCGGGCTGTCAGCCGGACGCGTTCAGTCTGTTGCCGTCCGCCTGGTTGTTGAGCGTGAGCGCGAAATTAAAGCATTTGTTCCTGAGGAGTACTGGGAATTAAATGCAGATTTGACGACGCCAAAAGGCAGCGAACTGCCGATGCAAGTGACGCATCAGGGCGATAAACCGTTCCGTCCGGTTAATGGTGAACAGACCCATGCGGCGGTGGCCCTGCTCGAGAAAGCACGCTATGCCGTGACCGATCGTGAAGATAAGCCAACCAGCAGTAAACCGGGCGCGCCTTTTATTACCTCCACGCTGCAACAGGCTGCCAGCACGCGCCTGGGCTATGGCGTGAAAAAAACGATGATGATGGCACAGCGCTTGTATGAAGCTGGCCATATCACGTATATGCGTACGGACTCCACCAATCTGAGCCAGGATGCGGTGAGTATGGTGCGCGGTTATATTGAAAGTAGCTTTGGCGATAAATATTTGCCAAAGGCCGCGAATGTTTACACCAGTAAAGACAACTCACAGGAAGCGCACGAGGCGATACGCCCTTCAGATGTCAACGTGCAGGCAGAACAGCTCAAAGATATGGAAGCTGATGCGCAAAAACTGTACCAGCTAATTTGGCGCCAGTTTGTCGCCTGTCAAATGATGCCGGCACAGTACGACTCCACAACGTTGACGGTATCGGCAGGTGATTTCAAGCTAAAAGCGAAAGGTCGTACCCTGCGTTTCGACGGCTGGACGAAAGTGATGCCGGCGTTGCGTAAAGGGGATGAGGATCGTACCTTGCCACCGATTAATGTTGGTGAAGAGCTTAATCTCCAGCAGTTGGTGCCAAGCCAGCACTTCACCAAGCCACCCGCTCGTTTTAGCGAAGCTTCACTGGTTCGTGAGCTGGAAAAGCGAGGTATTGGTCGTCCTTCTACCTATGCATCAATTATTTCAACCATTCAGGACCGCGGTTATGTGCGTGTAGAAAGCCGCCGCTTTTACGCGGAAAAAATGGGTGAAATCGTCACCGATCGACTGGAAGAAAATTTCCGCGAGTTGATGAATTATGATTTTACCGCGCACATGGAAAGCAGCCTCGATCAGGTAGCAAATAACGAGACGCAGTGGAAAGGCGTTCTGGATAAATTCTTTGGCGAGTTCAGCCAACAGCTTGAGCAGGCTGAAAAAGATCCTGAAGATGGTGGAATGCAGCCAAATCAGATGGTGCTGACTTCAATCGATTGCCCAACGTGCGGGCGCAAAATGGGTATCCGAACGGCCAGTACCGGTGTTTTTCTCGGCTGCTCTGGTTACGCTTTACCCCCCAAAGAGCGCTGCAAGCAAACCATCAACCTGATTCCTGAGAATGAAGTGCTGAACATTCTGGAAGGTGATGATGCGGAAACGAATGCGCTTCGTGCGCGGCGCCGCTGCCAGAAATGCGGGACAGCAATGGACAGCTACCTGATTGATAATCAGCGCAAGTTGCATGTATGTGGTAACAACCCTACCTGCGATGGTTATGAAATAGAACAGGGCGAGTTCCGCATTAAAGGGTATGATGGCCCGATCGTTGAGTGTGAAAAATGTGGTTCTGAAATGCATCTCAGGATGGGACGTTTTGGTAAATACATGGCTTGTACTAACGACGAGTGTAAAAATACGCGGAAAATCCTGCGCAATGGTGACGTCGCCCCGCCAAAAGAAGATCCGGTTCCGTTACCTGAACTGCCCTGTGAAAAATCGGATGCGTATTTTGTATTGCGTGATGGGGCGGCTGGTGTGTTCCTGGCGGCAAACACCTTCCCTAAATCCCGTGAAACTCGCGCACCGCTAGTGGAAGAGTTGAAACGCTTCAAGGATCGCTTGCCAGAAAAGCTACGTTATCTTGCTGATGCACCCGAGGCCGATGAGGAAGGAAATAAAGCTGTAGTCCGCTTTAGTCGCAAAACCAAGCAGCAGTATGTTAGTGCTGAGAAAGAGGGTAAAGCGACCGGATGGTCGGCCTTCTTTATTGAGGGTGAATGGAAAGTGACGAAGAAATAG
- the cysB gene encoding HTH-type transcriptional regulator CysB, producing MKLQQLRYIVEVVNHNLNVSSTAEGLYTSQPGISKQVRMLEDELGIQIFARSGKHLTQVTPAGEEIIRIAREVLSKVDAIKSVAGEHTWPDKGSLYVATTHTQARYALPGVIKGFIERYPRVSLHMHQGSPTQIAEAVSKGNADFAIATEALHLYDDLIMLPCYHWNRAIVVTADHPLAGKTKVSIEELADFPLVTYTFGFTGRSELDTAFNRAGLTPRIVFTATDADVIKTYVRLGLGVGVIASMAVDPVSDPDLVRIEATDIFTYSTTKIGFRRSTFLRSYMYDFIQRFAPHLTRDVVDAAVALRSNEDIEAMFKDIKLPAR from the coding sequence ATGAAATTGCAGCAGCTGCGTTATATCGTTGAAGTGGTTAACCATAATCTGAACGTCTCTTCAACCGCGGAAGGGCTCTATACCTCTCAACCGGGCATCAGTAAGCAGGTCAGGATGCTGGAGGATGAACTCGGTATTCAAATTTTTGCACGTAGTGGAAAACACCTTACGCAGGTTACGCCTGCGGGAGAGGAAATTATTCGCATTGCGCGTGAAGTGCTATCCAAAGTTGATGCCATTAAATCCGTGGCAGGTGAGCATACCTGGCCCGATAAAGGGTCTTTGTACGTCGCCACGACCCATACCCAGGCACGCTATGCACTACCTGGCGTCATTAAAGGTTTCATTGAACGTTACCCGCGGGTGTCGTTGCATATGCATCAGGGATCACCGACGCAAATTGCAGAAGCTGTTTCCAAAGGTAATGCTGACTTCGCTATCGCTACCGAAGCGCTTCATTTGTATGACGATTTGATCATGCTGCCGTGCTATCACTGGAATCGCGCCATTGTGGTTACGGCCGATCATCCTTTGGCAGGGAAAACAAAAGTTTCCATTGAAGAGCTGGCTGATTTTCCTCTGGTTACGTATACCTTTGGCTTCACGGGGCGCTCGGAGTTGGACACGGCTTTTAATCGCGCCGGTTTAACGCCAAGGATCGTTTTCACCGCCACTGACGCTGATGTGATTAAAACCTATGTGCGTTTAGGGCTTGGTGTCGGGGTTATCGCCAGCATGGCGGTTGATCCCGTTTCCGATCCGGATTTGGTGCGTATCGAGGCTACCGATATCTTTACCTATAGCACCACCAAGATAGGTTTTCGCCGCAGCACTTTCCTGAGAAGTTATATGTATGATTTTATTCAACGATTTGCGCCACATTTAACTCGTGACGTGGTGGATGCTGCGGTTGCGTTACGTTCGAATGAAGATATTGAAGCTATGTTCAAAGATATCAAATTACCTGCAAGATAA
- a CDS encoding YmiA family putative membrane protein, producing MITRLSIQSVVETETTKTRRIVSTRRKAWLAAFAISGLFWVVVALIIWHL from the coding sequence ATGATTACAAGATTAAGTATCCAGTCCGTTGTTGAAACAGAAACAACCAAAACCAGGCGCATTGTTAGCACTCGCCGTAAGGCATGGCTCGCGGCATTTGCTATCTCAGGACTGTTTTGGGTTGTCGTTGCACTCATCATTTGGCATTTGTGA
- the acnA gene encoding aconitate hydratase AcnA — protein sequence MSSTLRQISQHTLEVEGRYYRYYSLPRAAQQLGDIARLPKSMKVLLENLLRWQDESSVTTEDIHALAGWLENAHADREIAYRPARVLMQDFTGVPAVVDLAAMREAVKRLGGDVNKVNPLSPVDLVIDHSVTVDHFGDDDAFEENVRLEMERNHERYVFLRWGQKAFNQFRVVPPGTGICHQVNLEYLGQSIWHEVQDGHEVAYPDTLVGTDSHTTMINALGVLGWGVGGIEAEAAMLGQPVSMLIPDVVGFKLSGKLRPGITATDLVLTVTQMLRKHGVVGKFVEFYGDGLSDLPLADRATIANMAPEYGATCGFFPVDDITLGYMKLTGRSTEQVALVEAYTKAQGMWRNPGDEPVFTSSLALDMSTVEASLAGPKRPQDRVSLGDVPRAFQQSNQLEVNQAQKPHKAINYSDKGQQHQLTDGAVVIAAITSCTNTSNPSVLMAAGLLAKKAVLLGLTRKPWVKASLAPGSKVVSDYLAVARLTPYLDKLGFNLVGYGCTTCIGNSGPLPAAIEGAIKEGDLTVGAVLSGNRNFEGRIHPYVKTNWLASPPLVVAYALAGNMNINLQTEPLGEDKTGKPVYLQDIWPTPEEIAEAVQQVSTDMFRKEYAEVFEGTPEWQQIKVSEAATYDWDDGSTYIRLSPFFDDMGKTPKPVEDIKGARVLAMLGDSVTTDHISPAGNIKAESPAGRYLLGHGVERGEFNSYGSRRGNHEVMMRGTFANIRIRNEMVPGIEGGVTRYIPGNKQLDIYDAAMQYQQDGVPLAVIAGKEYGSGSSRDWAAKGPRLLGVRVVIAESFERIHRSNLIGMGILPLEFPQGVTRKTLGLSGDEQIDVENLMQLKAGGTVKVTLTYADGRRETLDTRCRIDTGNELTYYRNDGILHYVIRNML from the coding sequence ATGTCGTCTACCCTACGCCAAATCAGCCAGCATACGTTGGAAGTGGAAGGGCGGTATTACCGCTATTACAGCCTGCCCCGCGCTGCCCAGCAGCTTGGTGATATTGCCCGCTTACCTAAATCGATGAAAGTATTGTTGGAAAACCTTCTGCGCTGGCAGGACGAAAGTTCGGTGACGACAGAGGATATTCATGCACTGGCTGGCTGGCTGGAAAATGCCCATGCCGACAGAGAAATTGCCTACCGTCCGGCGCGCGTGTTAATGCAGGATTTTACCGGCGTACCCGCAGTTGTTGACCTTGCCGCAATGCGCGAAGCCGTTAAGCGGCTGGGCGGCGATGTGAATAAAGTTAATCCACTTTCCCCCGTCGATTTGGTCATCGATCATTCGGTTACTGTCGATCATTTCGGTGATGATGATGCTTTTGAAGAAAATGTTCGCCTGGAAATGGAGCGTAATCATGAGCGTTATGTTTTCCTGCGTTGGGGGCAAAAAGCATTTAACCAGTTTCGTGTTGTCCCGCCTGGAACGGGTATTTGTCACCAGGTGAACCTGGAATACCTTGGCCAGTCTATATGGCATGAAGTACAGGATGGCCATGAAGTTGCCTATCCGGATACTTTGGTGGGTACTGATTCTCATACCACAATGATTAATGCACTTGGCGTACTGGGGTGGGGGGTCGGCGGTATTGAGGCGGAAGCGGCGATGCTCGGCCAGCCAGTATCAATGCTCATCCCTGACGTGGTAGGTTTCAAACTTTCCGGCAAACTGCGCCCCGGGATCACTGCAACAGATTTAGTTTTGACCGTGACGCAAATGCTGCGTAAACACGGTGTTGTCGGTAAATTTGTCGAATTCTATGGGGATGGACTTAGCGATCTTCCGCTGGCCGATCGGGCAACTATTGCCAATATGGCACCCGAATATGGTGCAACGTGCGGTTTTTTCCCGGTTGATGATATCACCCTTGGCTATATGAAGCTGACAGGCCGTAGCACTGAGCAGGTCGCCCTCGTAGAGGCCTATACCAAAGCGCAGGGAATGTGGCGGAATCCTGGCGATGAGCCCGTGTTTACCAGCTCGCTGGCGCTTGATATGAGCACGGTTGAGGCCAGCCTTGCCGGGCCAAAACGGCCACAGGACCGGGTATCATTGGGCGACGTGCCGCGTGCGTTCCAGCAAAGTAATCAACTCGAGGTCAATCAGGCACAGAAACCTCATAAAGCGATTAATTACAGCGATAAGGGACAACAGCATCAATTAACGGATGGTGCGGTAGTGATCGCGGCAATTACGTCCTGTACCAATACATCAAATCCCAGTGTATTAATGGCCGCGGGCTTACTGGCCAAAAAAGCGGTATTGCTGGGGCTGACGCGAAAACCCTGGGTTAAAGCCTCGCTTGCGCCCGGTTCAAAAGTGGTTTCTGACTATCTCGCCGTAGCGCGACTGACGCCATATCTGGATAAACTTGGCTTTAATCTGGTGGGTTACGGTTGTACAACCTGTATTGGTAACTCCGGCCCGTTGCCAGCCGCGATTGAAGGCGCGATTAAAGAGGGTGACTTAACCGTAGGTGCGGTGCTTTCCGGGAACCGCAACTTTGAAGGGCGCATTCACCCTTATGTGAAAACCAATTGGTTGGCTTCTCCACCACTGGTGGTTGCTTATGCGCTAGCAGGGAATATGAATATTAACCTGCAAACTGAGCCGCTGGGTGAAGATAAAACCGGTAAGCCAGTCTATCTCCAGGATATCTGGCCTACGCCGGAAGAGATTGCAGAGGCGGTTCAGCAGGTTTCTACCGATATGTTCCGTAAGGAATATGCTGAAGTCTTCGAAGGTACGCCGGAATGGCAGCAGATTAAAGTGAGTGAGGCAGCGACTTACGATTGGGATGACGGTTCAACTTATATTCGCCTTTCACCGTTTTTCGACGATATGGGTAAAACGCCCAAACCTGTAGAAGATATTAAAGGCGCTCGGGTGTTGGCAATGCTGGGTGACTCGGTCACGACCGACCATATTTCTCCTGCCGGCAATATCAAAGCAGAGAGCCCCGCGGGGCGCTATTTGCTGGGGCACGGTGTTGAACGCGGCGAGTTTAACTCATACGGCTCAAGACGCGGCAATCATGAAGTGATGATGCGTGGTACTTTCGCCAACATTCGTATTCGTAACGAAATGGTTCCGGGCATTGAGGGTGGCGTAACGCGTTATATCCCGGGCAATAAGCAGCTTGATATTTATGATGCGGCTATGCAATACCAGCAGGATGGGGTGCCACTGGCTGTTATCGCAGGCAAAGAGTACGGCTCTGGGTCAAGTCGGGACTGGGCTGCTAAAGGCCCTCGCTTACTGGGCGTTCGGGTAGTCATTGCTGAATCATTTGAACGTATTCATCGTTCAAATTTGATCGGTATGGGGATCCTGCCACTGGAGTTTCCACAGGGCGTTACGCGTAAGACACTCGGCCTGAGCGGAGATGAACAAATTGATGTGGAAAATTTGATGCAGTTGAAGGCAGGGGGCACGGTTAAAGTTACACTAACGTATGCCGATGGTCGCCGGGAAACACTGGATACCCGCTGCCGTATCGATACAGGTAACGAACTTACCTATTATCGTAATGATGGCATCTTACATTACGTCATCCGCAATATGTTATGA
- the ribA gene encoding GTP cyclohydrolase II, which yields MQLKRVAEAKLPTPWGDFLMVGFEELATGHDHLALVYGDITDSEPVLARVHSECLTGDALFSLRCDCGFQLEAAITAIAEAGRGVLLYHRQEGRNIGLLNKIRAYALQDKGYDTVEANHQLGFAADERDFTLCADMFKLLSINEVRLLTNNPRKVEILSEAGINIVERVPLVVGRNPENAHYLDTKAAKMGHLLPKS from the coding sequence ATGCAGCTTAAACGGGTGGCAGAAGCCAAACTGCCAACGCCATGGGGCGATTTCCTCATGGTCGGTTTTGAAGAATTGGCCACGGGCCATGACCACCTTGCACTGGTTTATGGTGATATTACGGATAGTGAGCCTGTACTGGCTCGTGTACATTCCGAGTGTTTGACCGGTGATGCGCTGTTCAGCTTACGTTGTGATTGCGGTTTTCAATTGGAAGCCGCAATCACCGCGATTGCGGAAGCAGGCCGCGGGGTGCTGCTTTATCACCGGCAGGAAGGTCGCAATATTGGTTTACTCAATAAGATCCGCGCCTACGCGCTTCAGGATAAAGGCTACGATACGGTTGAGGCAAATCATCAACTCGGCTTTGCAGCTGACGAACGTGATTTCACGCTGTGCGCGGACATGTTTAAATTATTGAGCATTAACGAGGTCCGTCTGCTGACCAATAATCCGCGTAAAGTTGAGATTCTGAGCGAAGCCGGCATAAACATCGTGGAGCGCGTGCCGTTAGTCGTTGGCCGTAATCCGGAGAATGCGCATTACCTTGATACCAAGGCCGCTAAGATGGGGCATTTGCTGCCCAAGTCTTAA
- the pgpB gene encoding phosphatidylglycerophosphatase B translates to MLDIAKRTLPGALLLLIMPVSLWISGWKWQPGESGVFLHGLYWVTETVTRPWGILTSAILCAWFLWCLRFRLQPAIFLLIIMVAAIIAGQYTKSFIKEHVQEPRPYVLWLEKTHGINEDAFYALKRKARGEMVTQLIADDSHLPRWLKRHWAFETGFAFPSGHTLFAASWALLGVGLLWPRRHVKTVIVLLIWATAVMGSRVLLGMHWPRDLVVATLISWLLVTVATWLAQCVCGPLSIRPQEQGEIKQREDEGAK, encoded by the coding sequence ATGCTTGATATTGCGAAGCGCACGCTGCCCGGCGCATTGTTATTACTTATTATGCCCGTTTCACTGTGGATTTCAGGCTGGAAATGGCAGCCTGGCGAGAGTGGGGTATTTTTGCATGGGTTGTACTGGGTGACCGAAACCGTGACACGCCCATGGGGAATTCTAACCAGTGCTATTCTTTGCGCCTGGTTTTTATGGTGCTTGCGATTCCGCCTCCAACCTGCAATTTTCCTGCTAATTATCATGGTCGCCGCTATCATTGCCGGACAATATACCAAGTCATTTATTAAAGAGCATGTGCAGGAGCCGCGGCCTTACGTGTTGTGGCTGGAAAAGACCCATGGAATTAATGAAGACGCCTTCTATGCGCTGAAGCGGAAAGCGCGTGGCGAAATGGTCACACAATTAATCGCGGATGATTCACATTTGCCGCGCTGGCTTAAAAGGCATTGGGCTTTCGAGACCGGATTCGCGTTTCCTTCTGGTCATACGCTCTTTGCTGCCAGTTGGGCATTATTAGGCGTGGGACTGCTTTGGCCAAGGCGGCATGTCAAAACGGTAATAGTGTTGCTGATATGGGCGACAGCGGTTATGGGCAGTAGAGTATTATTGGGGATGCATTGGCCGCGTGATTTGGTTGTTGCCACTCTTATCAGTTGGCTGCTGGTTACTGTAGCGACCTGGCTGGCGCAATGCGTTTGCGGGCCACTTAGCATCCGGCCACAAGAACAGGGTGAAATTAAGCAGCGAGAAGATGAAGGGGCAAAATGA
- a CDS encoding LapA family protein, protein MKYLLIFILVLVIFVISVTLGAHNDQIVSFNYLLAQGEYRVSTLVATLFAVGFLLGWAVCGLFWLRVRVTLAHSQRKLKRLQQQLGQAEESVTVSQTSAVKE, encoded by the coding sequence GTGAAATATTTGCTGATCTTTATATTGGTTTTAGTGATTTTCGTCATCTCGGTGACGCTCGGTGCGCATAACGATCAGATTGTTTCTTTCAATTACCTGCTTGCGCAGGGTGAGTACCGTGTATCGACGCTTGTGGCAACACTTTTTGCCGTTGGCTTTTTGCTTGGCTGGGCCGTTTGTGGCCTGTTTTGGCTCCGCGTGAGAGTAACGTTGGCGCATTCACAGCGTAAATTAAAACGTCTCCAGCAGCAGTTGGGGCAGGCGGAAGAGTCAGTGACAGTGTCACAGACTTCTGCCGTTAAGGAATAA
- the lapB gene encoding lipopolysaccharide assembly protein LapB encodes MLELLFLLLPVAAAYGWYMGRRSAQQDKQQEASRLSRDYVTGVNFLLSDQQDKAVDLFLDMLKEDSGTVEAHLTLGNLFRSRGEVDRAIRIHQSLMESASLTYDQRLLAIQQLGRDYMAAGLYDRAEDMFGQLVDETDFRTSALQQLLLIHQSTSDWQKAIDVAERLVKLGKNQQKMEIAHFYCELALQAMGSDDLDRAMNLLKKGEAADRQSARISIMMGRILMAQGDYSRAVDHLQRVIEQDKELVSETLAMLETCYQRLNQPQAWAHYLKRCVEENTGAAAELYLSDILEREEGAEVAQVYINRQLQRHPTMRVFHRLMDFHLHEAEDGRAKESLMVLRDMVGEQIRTKPRYRCQKCGFTAHALYWHCPSCRAWSSVKPIRGLDGQ; translated from the coding sequence ATGTTGGAACTGCTGTTTCTGTTATTACCCGTCGCTGCCGCCTATGGTTGGTATATGGGGCGCAGGAGTGCGCAGCAGGATAAACAACAGGAGGCCAGTCGCTTATCTCGCGATTACGTGACCGGCGTAAATTTCCTGCTTTCAGATCAGCAGGATAAAGCCGTTGATCTGTTTCTTGATATGCTCAAAGAGGACAGCGGAACCGTTGAAGCACACCTTACACTCGGTAACTTATTCCGTTCTCGTGGGGAAGTTGATCGGGCGATCCGTATTCATCAGTCATTAATGGAAAGCGCCTCGCTGACCTATGACCAGCGGCTGCTGGCGATACAGCAACTTGGGCGTGATTACATGGCTGCTGGCCTCTACGATCGTGCCGAAGATATGTTTGGTCAATTGGTGGACGAAACGGATTTCCGCACCAGCGCCCTGCAGCAATTGTTGCTGATTCATCAGTCAACCAGCGACTGGCAGAAAGCCATTGATGTAGCTGAGCGGCTGGTTAAGCTCGGCAAAAACCAGCAAAAAATGGAGATTGCCCACTTTTATTGTGAGCTGGCATTACAGGCGATGGGAAGTGACGATCTTGATCGTGCCATGAACCTGTTGAAAAAGGGCGAAGCAGCCGATCGGCAAAGTGCTCGAATCTCAATCATGATGGGCCGTATTTTGATGGCTCAAGGCGATTATTCGCGCGCTGTTGATCATCTGCAACGCGTTATTGAACAAGATAAAGAATTAGTCAGTGAAACTCTGGCGATGCTAGAAACCTGCTACCAGAGGCTTAATCAGCCACAAGCGTGGGCTCATTATCTGAAACGTTGCGTTGAAGAGAACACAGGGGCAGCGGCTGAGCTTTATTTGTCGGATATACTTGAGCGCGAAGAGGGCGCAGAAGTCGCTCAGGTGTATATTAATCGCCAGCTTCAGCGTCATCCCACTATGCGTGTCTTCCACCGCTTAATGGATTTTCACCTGCATGAGGCTGAAGATGGCAGAGCAAAAGAGAGCCTGATGGTGCTGCGTGACATGGTGGGCGAGCAAATCCGTACGAAGCCTCGCTATCGCTGCCAGAAATGCGGGTTTACCGCCCATGCACTTTACTGGCATTGTCCATCATGTCGGGCCTGGTCCTCCGTGAAGCCAATCCGTGGGTTAGACGGGCAGTAA